A part of Anaerobranca gottschalkii DSM 13577 genomic DNA contains:
- the truB gene encoding tRNA pseudouridine(55) synthase TruB, with protein sequence MANGILNVLKPANMTSHQVVAYIRKKLKLKKVGHTGTLDPMATGILPISIGKATRVSEYVTDLTKSYRAEITFGLVSDTGDLDGEIRVLEQNPKIDEEELKSVLKELTGTITQVPPKASAIKVKGKKLYEYYREGLEVEIPSREVTIYSLKLVEGFPLTSNKGYIDIHCSKGTYIRTLCQDIGEKLGTGALMSYLIRTAVGPFNLTNALFLHQITEENYLNHLQPMDLVLTHLDKVVVPKYIATKIANGLCIKTENLYSSEVRVYDEANNFIAICKNVNGMLKPHKVFN encoded by the coding sequence ATGGCAAATGGAATACTAAATGTTTTAAAACCAGCAAATATGACATCTCATCAGGTAGTTGCTTATATAAGAAAAAAATTAAAGTTAAAAAAGGTAGGGCATACTGGTACTTTAGATCCTATGGCTACAGGGATTTTGCCAATTTCTATTGGTAAAGCTACTAGAGTTAGTGAATATGTTACAGATTTAACTAAGAGTTATCGTGCTGAAATTACCTTTGGTTTAGTATCAGATACTGGAGATTTAGATGGTGAAATACGGGTATTGGAGCAAAATCCTAAAATTGATGAAGAGGAACTTAAAAGTGTGCTTAAAGAATTGACAGGTACTATAACTCAAGTACCTCCTAAAGCATCGGCAATTAAAGTTAAAGGGAAAAAACTATATGAGTACTATAGAGAAGGATTGGAAGTTGAAATTCCTAGTCGAGAAGTTACAATTTATTCATTAAAATTAGTAGAAGGTTTTCCTTTAACTTCAAATAAAGGGTATATTGATATCCATTGCTCTAAAGGTACCTATATTAGAACTTTGTGTCAAGATATTGGAGAAAAGCTGGGAACAGGGGCTTTAATGTCCTATCTTATAAGAACCGCTGTAGGTCCTTTTAATTTAACAAATGCCCTTTTTCTCCATCAAATAACTGAAGAAAACTATCTTAATCATCTACAGCCTATGGACTTAGTTTTGACTCACCTTGATAAGGTAGTTGTTCCTAAATATATAGCAACAAAAATAGCTAATGGGTTATGTATTAAAACTGAAAATCTCTATTCATCAGAAGTTAGGGTATATGATGAAGCTAACAATTTTATAGCTATTTGTAAAAATGTAAATGGAATGTTAAAACCCCATAAAGTTTTTAATTAA
- the rimP gene encoding ribosome maturation factor RimP: MKKEHLEKIALMAEKFAKESGLELVDVQFNKEGGVWFLRVFIDKMDGLVDTEDCAIVNNKLSAYLDELDPIEQQYFLEVSSPGVERPLKKPEDFSRFKGHLIRVNTYAKINGKKVFIGILEGLEDGILKLIDEDTDKLIELPYESVANVKLSIKF, from the coding sequence TTGAAAAAAGAACATCTAGAAAAAATAGCTTTGATGGCTGAAAAATTTGCAAAGGAGTCTGGTTTAGAATTAGTAGATGTCCAATTCAATAAAGAGGGAGGTGTTTGGTTTTTAAGGGTCTTTATAGATAAAATGGATGGCTTAGTTGATACAGAAGATTGTGCCATCGTTAACAATAAATTATCAGCCTACCTTGATGAATTAGATCCCATAGAACAACAATACTTTTTGGAGGTTTCTTCTCCTGGGGTAGAAAGACCCCTTAAAAAACCAGAAGATTTTTCCCGATTTAAAGGTCATTTAATTAGAGTTAATACATATGCAAAAATCAACGGGAAAAAGGTATTTATTGGAATATTAGAAGGATTAGAAGATGGTATATTAAAACTGATAGATGAAGATACCGATAAGTTAATAGAATTACCATACGAAAGTGTAGCAAATGTTAAATTGTCAATAAAATTTTAA
- the rnpM gene encoding RNase P modulator RnpM, protein MKVKKKPERMCVGCQEMKLKKEMIRVVRTKEGDITIDPTGKLAGRGAYICPKVECFKIAFKSKRLEKSLKAAVPAEIYERLEQQLHS, encoded by the coding sequence ATGAAAGTAAAAAAGAAACCAGAGAGAATGTGTGTAGGTTGTCAAGAGATGAAGCTCAAAAAAGAAATGATTAGGGTTGTTAGGACAAAAGAAGGAGACATTACTATTGACCCAACTGGGAAACTAGCTGGAAGGGGAGCTTATATTTGTCCTAAGGTAGAATGTTTTAAAATAGCTTTTAAATCTAAACGTTTAGAAAAATCATTAAAGGCAGCTGTACCTGCAGAAATTTATGAACGGCTCGAACAACAATTACATAGCTAG
- a CDS encoding DHH family phosphoesterase: MNNKAKEIAEFLKENDGFSLVAHNGPDGDSVGSILALGLTLKLLGKRVRMYSSDPIPTLFNFIQSIEEIIIDIPTDFNDILIVLDCSDEKRLIVQEIQYKSFSKIINIDHHPFNTNFGDYNFCDSEKIATAELVYFIVKELLEEIPKEIADPLYLGIYTDSGAFGYDNTSPLTHEIVSELLRCGTSPVDFKINLEKKSYEYLKFLSFAFQNIKQFNDGTISYLYISERDLQRFELKDYSEIDGLIDYLRNIEGTAVAILVKEEKGQFKFSFRSASKFDVGQLCREYGGGGHKKAAGFSTLEHPEKIIPKLINKISKNL, from the coding sequence ATGAATAATAAAGCTAAAGAAATAGCAGAATTTTTAAAAGAAAATGATGGATTTAGCTTAGTAGCCCATAATGGTCCCGATGGAGATAGCGTAGGTTCAATTTTGGCATTAGGTTTAACCTTAAAACTCTTAGGAAAAAGGGTCAGGATGTATAGTTCTGACCCAATACCTACCCTTTTTAATTTTATACAATCTATTGAAGAAATAATTATCGATATTCCTACAGATTTTAATGATATATTAATAGTATTAGATTGTAGTGATGAAAAACGATTAATTGTTCAGGAAATTCAATATAAAAGCTTTTCCAAAATAATAAATATAGATCACCATCCTTTTAATACTAATTTCGGTGATTATAATTTTTGCGATAGTGAAAAAATAGCTACAGCAGAATTAGTTTACTTTATAGTTAAAGAATTATTAGAAGAAATTCCCAAAGAAATTGCCGATCCCCTTTATTTAGGAATATATACTGATTCAGGGGCCTTTGGTTATGATAACACTTCTCCATTAACCCATGAAATAGTCAGTGAATTATTAAGGTGTGGCACTTCACCTGTTGACTTTAAAATTAACTTAGAGAAAAAGAGTTATGAATACTTAAAATTCCTCAGCTTTGCATTCCAAAATATCAAACAGTTTAATGATGGAACAATTTCTTATCTTTACATCAGTGAAAGAGATTTGCAACGTTTTGAACTAAAGGACTACAGCGAAATTGATGGTTTGATAGACTATCTAAGAAATATTGAAGGTACTGCTGTTGCTATCTTAGTAAAAGAAGAAAAAGGTCAATTCAAGTTTAGTTTTAGATCAGCGTCAAAGTTTGATGTTGGTCAGTTGTGTAGGGAATACGGTGGTGGAGGGCACAAAAAAGCTGCTGGTTTTAGTACTTTAGAACATCCAGAAAAAATTATCCCCAAATTAATCAATAAAATCTCTAAAAATCTATAA
- a CDS encoding L7Ae/L30e/S12e/Gadd45 family ribosomal protein, with product MNGSNNNYIASLLGLAQRARKLSSGTVAVLKAIEKNNAKLVIIANDISDNSIEKIINKCKYKRIPMIKFAEKATLGHYIGKELRAVISINDQNFATTILKKWEGEIL from the coding sequence ATGAACGGCTCGAACAACAATTACATAGCTAGTTTATTGGGTTTAGCACAAAGGGCGAGAAAATTAAGTTCAGGTACAGTAGCCGTTTTAAAAGCTATAGAAAAAAACAATGCAAAATTAGTAATTATCGCTAATGATATAAGTGATAACAGTATCGAAAAAATTATAAATAAATGTAAGTATAAAAGGATTCCCATGATTAAATTTGCAGAAAAAGCGACATTGGGACATTATATTGGCAAAGAATTAAGGGCTGTAATTTCTATTAATGACCAGAACTTTGCAACAACTATCTTAAAAAAGTGGGAAGGTGAAATATTATAG
- the rbfA gene encoding 30S ribosome-binding factor RbfA — protein sequence MSQRTVRLAENIKYEINDIIRKNIKDPRIGFLTITSVELTKDLKHCTIYLSFWGDEKTRKEGFEGLERAKGFIRTELGKRLTIRYTPELHFKFDESFEHGAKIAQILKDLKKEENE from the coding sequence ATGTCACAAAGAACTGTAAGATTAGCAGAAAATATTAAATACGAAATCAACGACATTATCAGGAAAAATATAAAAGATCCCCGGATAGGTTTTCTAACGATTACTTCTGTTGAACTTACTAAAGACTTAAAACACTGTACAATCTATTTAAGTTTTTGGGGAGATGAAAAGACTCGTAAAGAAGGATTTGAAGGACTAGAACGGGCAAAAGGATTTATTAGAACAGAGTTGGGTAAAAGGCTAACCATCAGATATACCCCTGAATTACATTTTAAATTTGATGAATCATTTGAACATGGAGCGAAGATCGCCCAAATACTAAAAGATTTAAAAAAAGAGGAAAATGAATAA
- the nusA gene encoding transcription termination factor NusA: MDSVEFLEALREIVKSKGVDEDIMYEALEAALIAGYKKDNATAENVHVEIDKEKGIVKLFAVKKVVTNVQDPRLEISLDDALKINPAITVGDKVTVEVTPKKFGRIAAQTAKGVVVQRLREAERNVVYKEFINREHDIISGIVQRMENKNIYIDLGKTEAILPPTEQTPNEEYKQGDRLKTYVLEVKNTSKGPQIFVSRSHPGMIKRLFELEVPEIFDGIVQIKSVSREAGYRSKIAVYSKDPEVDPIGACVGPKGMRVQAIVNELRGEKIDIVNWSEDPKEFISQALSPAKVISVDVNLDEKIAKVIVPDNQLSLAIGKEGQNARLAAKLTGWKIDIKSETQSKNE; the protein is encoded by the coding sequence ATGGACAGTGTAGAGTTTTTAGAAGCTTTGAGGGAAATAGTGAAATCAAAAGGTGTTGATGAAGATATAATGTATGAAGCTTTAGAAGCAGCTTTAATCGCTGGTTATAAAAAAGATAATGCCACAGCGGAAAATGTACATGTAGAAATAGATAAGGAAAAAGGAATAGTTAAGTTATTTGCAGTAAAAAAAGTGGTAACTAATGTACAAGATCCCCGACTTGAAATTTCTCTAGATGATGCTTTAAAGATTAACCCGGCAATTACAGTGGGTGATAAAGTAACAGTAGAAGTTACACCTAAAAAGTTCGGGAGAATAGCAGCACAAACTGCAAAAGGTGTAGTAGTTCAAAGACTTAGGGAAGCGGAACGAAATGTTGTCTATAAAGAGTTTATAAATCGTGAACATGATATAATTTCTGGGATAGTACAGAGGATGGAAAATAAAAATATTTATATAGATTTAGGTAAAACTGAGGCTATTTTGCCACCTACAGAACAAACCCCTAATGAAGAATATAAACAAGGGGATAGGTTAAAAACTTATGTATTAGAAGTAAAAAATACCTCTAAAGGACCTCAAATCTTTGTTTCACGGAGTCATCCAGGTATGATAAAACGTTTATTTGAGTTGGAAGTACCAGAAATATTTGATGGTATTGTCCAAATAAAATCAGTTTCCAGGGAAGCTGGTTATCGTTCAAAAATTGCAGTCTATTCAAAGGATCCTGAAGTTGATCCAATAGGTGCATGTGTTGGACCAAAAGGAATGAGGGTGCAAGCTATTGTAAATGAATTAAGGGGTGAAAAAATAGATATAGTAAATTGGAGTGAAGACCCAAAAGAATTTATATCTCAAGCTTTAAGCCCTGCAAAAGTTATTTCTGTAGATGTAAATTTAGATGAAAAAATTGCTAAAGTTATAGTACCAGATAATCAATTATCCCTGGCTATAGGTAAAGAAGGACAAAATGCACGTCTCGCTGCAAAATTAACGGGCTGGAAGATAGATATTAAAAGTGAAACCCAATCTAAGAATGAGTAG
- the infB gene encoding translation initiation factor IF-2: MSKFRVYELAKDLNITSKELIKKMEELNISVKNHMSSINDDDFEKIYNYFNPKEQPIEEIIEVNNDIIDISEDIEGNSKKKNKKSKKDKKKKNKNLAEKEARVEKDDSMSKIIKLTEEQISVGELAKKLGESPANIIKKLMGLGIMAGVNQTIELETAELIALEFGYEIALEKEEEEDEFQFIEQDDPKDLKERHPVVTVLGHVDHGKTTLLDTIRHTNVTKGEAGGITQHIGAYQVNVNGKKITFIDTPGHAAFTAMRARGAKVTDIAILVVAADDGVMPQTVEALNHAKAANVPIVVAINKMDKPTANPDRVKQELVNYGLVPEEWGGDTIFVPISALKGEGIDNLLEIILLVAEVQELKANPDALASGTVIESKLDKGRGPVATVLVQRGTLKIGDSVVCGTAYGKVRAMINDQGKQIKKAGPSTPVEILGLSEVPVAGEIFRVVKDDKLARTIAEKNLQKSKEEALKKNTPVTLDELFQSIKEGELKELNIILKADVQGSVEALKHSLERLSNEEVRVKVIHSAVGAINENDVTLASASGAIIIGFNVRPDQNAKKLNDELKVDIRLYRIIYNAIEDVEAAIKGMLTPKLEEVVLGSAEIRQIFRASKIGNIAGCYVTNGVINRNAKARLIRDGVVIYEGSFSTLKRFKDDVKEVQQGFECGIVLEKFNDVKEGDIIECFTMKEMDRE; the protein is encoded by the coding sequence ATGAGTAAATTTAGAGTTTATGAATTAGCTAAGGATTTAAATATCACAAGTAAAGAACTCATCAAAAAAATGGAAGAATTAAATATTTCAGTAAAAAACCATATGAGTTCCATTAATGATGATGATTTTGAAAAGATATATAATTACTTCAATCCTAAAGAGCAACCAATAGAGGAAATTATTGAAGTTAATAATGATATCATAGATATTAGTGAAGATATTGAAGGAAATTCTAAAAAGAAAAATAAAAAATCTAAGAAAGATAAAAAGAAGAAAAATAAAAATTTAGCAGAAAAAGAAGCTAGAGTAGAAAAGGATGATTCTATGAGTAAAATAATCAAATTGACAGAAGAACAGATTTCAGTTGGCGAATTAGCAAAAAAATTAGGGGAAAGTCCTGCCAATATAATAAAAAAATTAATGGGACTTGGAATAATGGCTGGTGTAAATCAGACAATTGAATTGGAAACAGCTGAATTGATTGCCCTTGAATTTGGCTATGAAATTGCACTAGAAAAAGAAGAAGAGGAAGATGAATTCCAATTTATAGAACAAGATGATCCAAAGGATTTAAAAGAAAGACATCCCGTTGTAACTGTATTAGGACACGTTGACCATGGTAAAACAACCCTTTTAGATACAATACGCCATACCAATGTAACAAAGGGAGAAGCTGGCGGAATAACCCAGCATATTGGGGCCTATCAAGTAAATGTTAATGGCAAAAAAATTACTTTTATAGATACACCCGGTCACGCTGCTTTCACTGCCATGAGGGCAAGGGGTGCAAAGGTAACAGATATAGCTATTCTAGTAGTAGCTGCCGATGACGGAGTTATGCCCCAAACGGTAGAAGCTTTAAATCATGCTAAAGCAGCAAATGTACCAATAGTAGTTGCTATTAATAAAATGGACAAACCAACTGCTAATCCCGATAGAGTTAAACAAGAGTTAGTTAATTATGGTCTAGTACCAGAAGAATGGGGTGGAGATACCATCTTTGTTCCAATCTCTGCTTTAAAAGGTGAAGGTATCGATAACCTCCTTGAAATAATTTTATTAGTAGCTGAAGTTCAAGAATTAAAGGCTAATCCTGATGCCCTAGCTAGCGGAACAGTTATCGAATCAAAGCTAGATAAGGGTAGGGGGCCTGTGGCAACTGTTTTAGTACAAAGGGGAACATTAAAAATTGGCGATTCTGTGGTTTGTGGTACAGCTTACGGTAAAGTAAGGGCGATGATTAATGATCAAGGTAAACAGATTAAAAAGGCTGGTCCATCAACTCCTGTAGAGATATTAGGTTTATCAGAGGTACCTGTAGCGGGAGAAATATTTAGAGTAGTAAAAGATGATAAATTAGCTAGAACTATTGCTGAAAAGAACCTACAAAAAAGCAAAGAAGAAGCCCTTAAAAAGAATACTCCTGTTACCCTTGATGAGTTATTCCAGTCAATTAAAGAAGGTGAGTTAAAGGAATTAAATATTATTTTAAAAGCAGATGTACAAGGTTCTGTAGAAGCTTTAAAACATTCTCTTGAACGGTTATCTAATGAAGAAGTTAGAGTAAAAGTAATCCATAGTGCAGTAGGTGCAATAAACGAAAATGATGTAACCTTAGCTTCGGCATCGGGGGCAATAATTATTGGATTTAATGTGAGACCTGACCAAAATGCCAAAAAATTAAATGATGAGCTAAAGGTTGATATTAGGTTATATAGAATTATCTATAATGCTATTGAAGATGTTGAAGCAGCTATTAAAGGTATGCTAACACCTAAATTAGAAGAAGTGGTGTTAGGTTCAGCTGAAATAAGGCAAATTTTTAGAGCATCTAAAATAGGTAATATTGCAGGATGTTACGTTACCAATGGTGTTATCAATAGAAATGCAAAGGCTAGATTAATCCGTGATGGTGTTGTAATTTATGAGGGAAGCTTTAGCACTTTAAAGAGATTTAAAGATGATGTTAAAGAAGTTCAACAGGGATTTGAATGTGGTATTGTATTAGAAAAATTTAATGATGTTAAAGAAGGAGACATCATAGAATGTTTCACTATGAAAGAAATGGACAGGGAATAA